One genomic region from Magallana gigas chromosome 3, xbMagGiga1.1, whole genome shotgun sequence encodes:
- the LOC105318951 gene encoding all-trans-retinol 13,14-reductase has product MISSVLQYLVENPYLLGVTVLLTVFILALSVLFSGPKPAKNPFCPKHVRPVGHLVSDQKERDRVLKQRFKADKVPENLDTVIIGSGIGGLSVGVLLARAGKKVLVLEQHDQAGGCCHTFHDKGFEFDTGVHYIGKMEPHDDDRVLMDQVTGGRVEYPRMDEAYDIVAMGDPHQEKVRKYPFLSDEKKLKENLIRCFPKEKDAIESFFKLLRESRNFFEGYFVLKLLPKWLARLLISTGLFNIVFKSYAKFGRITLKKVLEGLTEDEELKGTLSYIFGDYGVVPSRCPFGLHTIVMRHYFSGAYYIRGGPSEVPFQMVQVIEELGGKVLVNAPVSEVIMNSGRAVGVKVQKGDSQVEIYAENIVTDAGVSNTFLRMLPKEVATKSSLYPLINKLGESLSYMTVFIGLNGTKEELGIQAHNCWSFTRPDLEQAFQDYIGMPLDKVRDAEVPMMFVSFPSAKDPTWHDRNPDKSTCLLITLSKYSWFQQWEEGRVKHRGEDYEDLKTIIGKKMLQHCIKLYPNIEGKVEYFDVGTPLSNKYYLGFQHGEMYGLDHNMQRFLPEPAIQLRAKTDIPGLYLTGQDIMSAGLTGALFGGLLCASELLHRNLYNDLQALKKELKKSS; this is encoded by the exons ATGATATCCAGTGTTTTACAGTATCTTGTTGAGAATCCTTACCTATTAGGCGTTACAGTTCTATTGACTGTTTTTATTCTTGCCTTATCTGTGTTATTTTCTGGACCGAAACCGGCAAAAAACCCATTCTGTCCCAAACATGTACGACCAGTGGGGCATCTTGTCAGTGACCAGAAAGAAAGAGACCGGGTTCTCAAACAAA GATTCAAGGCAGATAAAGTCCCAGAGAACCTGGACACAGTGATCATTGGGAGTGGCATTGGAGGTCTGAGTGTGGGGGTTCTGCTTGCTCGTGCCGGCAAAAAAGTGCTGGTGCTAGAGCAACATGACCAGGCTGGAGGATGTTGCCACACCTTTCATGATAAAGGGTTCGAATTTGATACAG GTGTCCATTACATTGGGAAAATGGAACCACATGATGATGATCGAGTGTTGATGGATCAGGTGACAGGTGGGCGTGTGGAGTACCCCAGGATGGACGAAGCATATGATATT GTTGCAATGGGAGATCCCCATCAAGAGAAAGTGAGGAAATACCCCTTTTTGTCTGATGAGAAGAAACTGAAAGAGAATCTCATAAGATGCTTTCCAAAAGAAAAGGATGCCATTGAAAGCTTTTTCAAACTTTTGAGG GAATCTAGAAACTTCTTTGAGGGTTACTTTGTGCTGAAGCTTTTGCCAAAATGGTTAGCCAGACTGTTAATATCTACTGGACTGTTCAACATTGTCTTCAAGTCTTATGCCAAGTTTGGGAGGATCACACTGAAGAAGGTTCTGGAAGGACTTACAGAGGATGAGGAGCTGAAAGGGACACTTTCTTATATCTTTGGAGATTATG GTGTGGTACCTTCAAGGTGTCCATTTGGACTCCACACCATTGTGATGAGGCACTACTTTTCTGGGGCTTACTACATCAGGGGTGGACCCAGTGAAGTTCCTTTCCAGATGGTACAGGTCATTGAAGAATTGGGAGGAAAGGTCCTAGTGAATGCCCCTGTGTCGGAGGTCATCATGAATTCAGGCAGAGCTGTGG GTGTGAAAGTTCAGAAAGGTGACAGCCAGGTAGAAATTTATGCTGAGAACATTGTGACAGATGCAGGAGTTTCCAATACTTTCCTCCGTATGCTGCCCAAAGAGGTGGCCACAAAATCCA GTTTGTACCCTCTGATTAACAAGCTGGGAGAAAGCCTGTCTTATATGACAGTCTTTATTGGACTGAATGGAACCAAAGAGGAACTAGGAATTCAAGCCCATAACTGCTGGAGCTTCACCAG ACCGGATTTGGAGCAGGCATTTCAGGACTACATAGGTATGCCGCTGGACAAGGTGCGAGATGCTGAGGTCCCCATGATGTTTGTCTCCTTCCCATCGGCCAAAGATCCCACCTGGCATGACAGAAACCCAG ATAAATCAACTTGTCTGCTGATCACCCTGTCCAAGTATTCCTGGTTCCAGCAGTGGGAGGAGGGCAGGGTCAAGCACCGGGGCGAGGATTACGAGGACCTGAAAACCATCATTGGCAAGAAGATGCTGCAGCACTGCATCAAGCTCTACCCAAACATTGAAGGAAAG GTAGAGTACTTTGATGTGGGGACCCCCCTCAGTAACAAATATTACCTTGGATTCCAACATGGAGAGATGTATGGCCTGGATCACAACATGCAGAGGTTTCTGCCGGAACCCGCCATACAGCTACGAGCAAAGACGGACATTCCAGGGCTTTATCTCACAg GTCAGGACATCATGTCGGCAGGTTTGACTGGGGCTCTCTTTGGGGGTTTGCTGTGTGCCTCTGAACTTCTGCATCGCAACTTGTACAATGATCTCCAAGCCCTTAAAAAGGAACTTAAAAAATCatcttaa
- the LOC105333940 gene encoding ran-specific GTPase-activating protein, with protein MADEKEEVVESPEIHFEPVVRLPEVDVKSLEEDEAEIFKMRAKLFRFDNAAEPPEWKERGTGDVKLLKHKVTGLIRLLMRRDKTHKVCANHYVTTQMELKPNAGSDRAWVWPVPSDFADEEAKQELLAIRFANSENALKFKEKFEEAGKENKKLAIPNGVSETDEQKSERVGQEAGDTNKTDDDKETSTLTDKLEDLTVKGAKSSDSDASKEEGDSKDKPSDSNETKAA; from the exons ATGGCTGATGAGAAG GAAGAAGTAGTAGAATCACCTGAAATACATTTTGAGCCAGTAGTTAGACTACCAGAAGTTGATGTCAAATCCCTGGAAGAGGATGAGGcagagatttttaaaat GAGAGCTAAACTCTTCCGGTTTGATAATGCTGCTGAGCCCCCAGAATGGAAGGAGAGGGGCACAGGAGATGTCAAGCTGCTTAAACATAAAGTTACTGGTCTAATACGATTACTAATGAGGCGAGACAAGACCCACAAAGTTTGTGCCAATCATTATG TGACCACACAGATGGAGCTGAAGCCTAATGCTGGCAGTGACAGGGCTTGGGTTTGGCCTGTTCCCTCAGACTTTGCTGACGAAGAAGCCAAACAGGAACTGCTTGCAATTCGATTTGCAAATTCAGAAA atGCTCTTAAATTCAAAGAAAAGTTTGAGGAAGCAGGCAAAGAAAATAAGAAGTTAGCTATCCCCA ATGGTGTGTCAGAAACAGATGAACAGAAGTCCGAGAGAGTGGGTCAGGAGGCTGGTGATACAAATAAAACCGACGACGACAAAGAGACGAGCACTCTGACAGATAAACTGGAAGATTTAACTGTTAAAGGAGCAAAGAGCTCAGATAGTGATGCCTCGAAAGAGGAAGGCGATTCTAAAGATAAACCCAGTGACTCAAATGAAACAAAGGCAGCATAG
- the LOC105333941 gene encoding all-trans-retinol 13,14-reductase produces the protein MNTGVLAFVGRAIQYLVDNPYILGILFLLYVFIFLLSVLFSGPRPGRNPFSVKNVKPVQELITDQKSRDQILKQRFKNHKVPKNLDVVIIGSGIGGLSVGVLLARAGKKVLVLEQHDQAGGCCHTFHDKGFEFDTGIHYIGKMDPSFENRVLMDQLTGGRVEYPLMDEAYDIVAIGDPMKGKVSKFPFVSNKEKIIENLITRFPKEKEGIEKFFKLLKEARHFFTGCVVLKVIPKWLAKLLVSTGLINIIFKAYGKFGKLSLKDVLDSVIDDEELKATLAYIFGDYGVVPSKTPFGLHSVILGHYFSGAHYIRGGPSELAFQMIQVIEEKDGRVLVNAPVSEILMSEKGRAVGVKLRKGDTHVEIFAKHVVSDAGVANTFFHLLPKEVATKSSIYPMINKVGESVSFLTVFVGLNGSKEDLGIQAHNCWHFTRPDLEQLYDEYSALSTEELPNHDVPMMFISFPSAKDPSWHETNPDKSTCLIITWSHYKWFQDWENGRVKHRGEDYESIKTAIGKRMLQQCIKLYPKMEGKVEYFDVGTPLSNKYYLGFQHGEMYGLDHNMARFLPQTSIQLRPKTDIPGLYLTGQDVMSVGLAGGLYGGLLCASALLNRNLYNDLQALQKELKKSEDTEKKQK, from the exons ATGAATACAGGAGTTCTTGCATTTGTTGGGAGGGCCATTCAATACCTTGTAGATAATCCATATATTCTTGGAATTCTTTTTCTTCtctatgtatttatatttttgctgtCAGTTTTGTTTTCCGGGCCCAGACCGGGGAGAAATCCATTCTCAGTTAAAAACGTGAAACCTGTCCAGGAATTGATCACTGACCAAAAAAGTCGTGATCAGATACTAAAACAAA GATTCAAGAACCACAAAGTTCCCAAGAACTTGGACGTGGTGATCATTGGGAGTGGCATTGGAGGTCTGAGTGTGGGGGTTCTGCTTGCTCGGGCTGGCAAAAAAGTGCTGGTGCTGGAGCAACATGACCAGGCCGGAGGATGTTGCCACACCTTCCATGATAAAGGATTTGAATTTGATACag GCATTCATTACATAGGAAAAATGGACCCTTCTTTTGAGAATAGGGTTCTAATGGATCAGTTGACAGGTGGTAGGGTGGAGTATCCACTAATGGATGAAGCCTATGATATA gttgCAATAGGAGACCCAATGAAAGGAAAAGTCAGCAAATTTCCATTTGTGTCCAACAAAGAAAAGATCATAGAAAATTTGATAACCCGATTTCCAAAGGAAAAGGAAGGAATTGAAAAGTTTTTCAAGTTGCTCAAG GAAGCTAGACATTTTTTTACTGGATGTGTAGTGCTCAAAGTTATCCCGAAATGGCTGGCAAAACTTTTAGTCTCAACTGGACTGATCAACATCATTTTCAAAGCCTATGGTAAATTTGGAAAACTTTCACTTAAAGATGTACTGGACAGCGTTATAGATGACGAAGAGCTAAAAGCTACACTGGCCTACATATTTGGAGattatg GTGTTGTCCCATCAAAGACCCCCTTTGGTCTGCATTCTGTCATCCTTGGCCACTACTTCAGTGGGGCCCACTACATTAGAGGCGGGCCCAGCGAGCTGGCCTTCCAGATGATTCAGGTTATTGAGGAGAAAGATGGGCGGGTCCTCGTCAATGCCCCAGTGTCTGAGATACTGATGTCTGAGAAAGGCAGGGCTGTAG GTGTTAAACTACGAAAGGGTGACACTCATGTGGAAATATTTGCCAAACATGTGGTATCTGATGCAGGGGTAGCCAACACATTCTTTCATCTTCTGCCAAAAGAGGTGGCCACAAAGTCAT CAATATATCCCATGATTAACAAGGTTGGAGAAAGTGTGTCTTTTCTAACTGTCTTTGTGGGCTTGAACGGGAGCAAGGAGGACCTGGGAATACAGGCCCACAACTGTTGGCATTTTACCAG accAGACCTGGAACAACTGTATGATGAATACAGTGCTCTTTCTACAGAAGAACTGCCAAACCATGATGTTCCCATGATGTTCATCTCATTCCCCTCGGCCAAGGATCCATCATGGCATGAGACAAATCCAG atAAATCTACCTGCCTGATCATCACCTGGTCTCACTACAAATGGTTCCAAGATTGGGAGAATGGAAGGGTCAAACACAGGGGTGAGGACTATGAATCGATCAAGACAGCCATAGGGAAGAGGATGCTTCAGCAGTGTATCAAGCTGTACCCCAAAATGGAGGGCAAG GTGGAGTACTTTGATGTAGGAACGCCACTCAGTAACAAATACTACCTCGGGTTCCAACATGGAGAAATGTATGGACTAGATCATAACATGGCCAGATTTCTACCCCAGACTAGCATCCAACTCCGACCAAAAACAGACATCCCTGGGCTCTATTTGACAG GTCAGGATGTGATGTCAGTAGGATTAGCTGGGGGTTTGTATGGTGGGCTATTGTGTGCCTCAGCCTTATTGAACCGAAATCTTTACAACGATCTCCAGGCTCTCCAGAAAGAACTAAAGAAGTCAGAAGATACAGAAAAAAAGCAGAAATGA